A stretch of Aureispira sp. CCB-E DNA encodes these proteins:
- the purF gene encoding amidophosphoribosyltransferase, producing MCGIVGFIGREKIVYDLMMGLTALQHRGQDAAGITTFKKLFHEKKGLGLVNNVFEEKHLERLLGDIGIGHVRYTTHGSNELKNAQPIGTNYPFGISMAHNGNITNFNEISEHLYREHHILPNTTNDLELILYTFVSELRSSKDLGNVTPNDIFDAVEATQRKVHGAYAAVAIIANHGLLAFCDPNGIRPMILGKKETKEGVIYGVASETVCFDHLGYEVVRDLEPGEMIFIDNNKKIYSRKGHSNGQRFCVFEFIYFAREDSYLHTRLVAGQRVKMGRQLAEKVRAAGLEPDIVIDVPTSGYFAASGLAEELQIPHRRGLVKSNYIGRSFISSKQSEREDIVKRKLNPISKTVEGKKIAVVDDSIVRGTTSKRIVQILREAGAAEIYFISAAPPLLNPCIYGIDMSVTTELIAANKTVDEIRDYIGADALIYQSLEELQAQFNEMGLNTCMACLSGDYPTANAALALRQIEEERLEAKKQG from the coding sequence ATGTGTGGAATTGTAGGTTTTATAGGTCGTGAAAAAATAGTATACGACTTGATGATGGGCTTAACAGCATTGCAGCATAGAGGTCAAGATGCAGCTGGGATAACAACGTTCAAAAAACTATTTCATGAGAAGAAGGGATTAGGTTTGGTGAATAATGTTTTTGAAGAAAAGCACTTAGAGCGCTTGTTAGGGGATATTGGCATTGGGCATGTGCGTTATACAACACATGGCTCCAATGAGTTAAAAAATGCACAGCCTATTGGGACAAACTATCCTTTTGGTATTTCAATGGCACATAATGGAAATATCACTAATTTTAATGAAATCAGCGAACACTTGTATAGAGAGCATCATATCTTGCCCAATACAACCAATGATTTGGAGTTGATTTTATATACTTTTGTATCTGAATTGCGTTCGTCTAAAGATTTGGGAAATGTAACACCCAATGATATTTTTGATGCCGTAGAGGCTACACAGAGAAAAGTGCATGGTGCTTATGCTGCGGTAGCTATTATTGCTAATCATGGTTTGTTAGCATTTTGTGATCCTAACGGAATTCGCCCTATGATCTTAGGCAAAAAAGAAACTAAAGAAGGAGTGATATATGGTGTTGCCTCTGAAACAGTTTGTTTTGACCACTTGGGGTACGAAGTAGTTCGTGATTTGGAACCAGGCGAGATGATTTTTATTGATAACAATAAGAAAATATATTCTAGAAAAGGACATAGCAATGGTCAACGATTCTGTGTATTTGAATTTATCTATTTTGCTAGAGAAGATTCTTATTTGCATACTCGCTTAGTTGCTGGACAACGTGTAAAAATGGGACGTCAGTTGGCAGAAAAAGTTCGAGCAGCAGGGTTAGAACCAGATATCGTAATTGATGTTCCAACATCGGGATATTTTGCTGCTTCGGGGCTAGCAGAAGAGCTACAGATTCCACACCGTAGGGGATTGGTTAAAAGTAACTATATTGGACGAAGCTTTATTTCGTCTAAGCAGTCGGAACGAGAAGATATTGTTAAACGTAAGTTGAATCCTATTTCTAAAACAGTTGAGGGAAAGAAAATAGCAGTGGTAGACGATTCAATTGTTCGAGGAACGACTTCTAAGCGGATTGTACAAATTCTAAGAGAAGCTGGTGCTGCCGAAATTTATTTCATCTCTGCGGCACCTCCATTGCTCAATCCTTGTATTTATGGAATTGATATGTCTGTTACCACAGAGTTGATTGCTGCGAATAAGACCGTAGATGAAATTAGAGATTACATTGGAGCAGATGCACTGATTTATCAATCTTTGGAAGAATTGCAAGCGCAATTTAATGAGATGGGATTAAATACTTGTATGGCTTGCTTGTCTGGTGATTATCCTACCGCCAATGCAGCACTTGCTTTGCGCCAAATTGAAGAAGAACGATTAGAAGCAAAGAAACAAGGTTAA
- a CDS encoding pyruvate dehydrogenase complex dihydrolipoamide acetyltransferase has product MPALSDTMEEGTLVAWHKKVGDTVESGELLAEIETDKAVMEFQSFYDGVLLYIGVEEGNAVPVDAVIAVIGEEGEDYKALLGGADQGTSKKETTQDKKEAPKKEEKPSEEVLETVSAPLKKEEGTSNNSSDDRIKASPLAKAMAKEEGIDLSKVKGTGDDGRIVKRDIEEYLKNPQPEEPVAAPTTTKVPEPEGDYEDVPVSQMRKVISRRLGESKFSAPHFYLTMEICMDKLMATRKQLKELTDTKISFNDFVVKATAKALKDHKNINASWLGDKIRYYNYVNMGVAVAIDEGLVVPVVRNADTKALSQIATEIRDLAGKAKDRKLTPEQMSGNTFTISNLGMFGIDEFTAIINSPDACILAVGAINPKLVMVDGEVKESHFMKVTLSCDHRVVDGASGAKFLQTLKAILEEPMRLII; this is encoded by the coding sequence ATGCCCGCACTTAGTGATACCATGGAAGAAGGGACACTAGTGGCATGGCACAAAAAAGTCGGCGATACTGTAGAATCAGGCGAACTATTAGCCGAAATTGAAACAGACAAAGCAGTTATGGAATTTCAAAGCTTCTACGATGGTGTACTTTTGTATATCGGTGTAGAGGAAGGTAATGCAGTTCCTGTAGATGCTGTAATTGCAGTAATTGGAGAAGAAGGGGAAGATTACAAAGCCTTGCTAGGAGGCGCAGATCAAGGAACTTCCAAAAAAGAAACTACTCAAGATAAAAAAGAGGCTCCAAAGAAAGAGGAAAAACCTTCAGAGGAGGTTTTAGAAACTGTTTCTGCTCCTCTGAAAAAAGAGGAAGGAACTAGCAATAATTCGAGCGATGATCGGATCAAAGCATCTCCTTTGGCAAAAGCAATGGCAAAAGAAGAAGGAATTGATTTGAGTAAGGTTAAGGGAACAGGTGATGATGGACGTATTGTGAAACGAGATATAGAGGAATACCTTAAAAATCCTCAGCCAGAAGAGCCAGTAGCAGCTCCTACGACGACTAAAGTTCCTGAACCAGAGGGCGACTACGAAGACGTTCCTGTTAGCCAAATGCGTAAGGTTATTTCTCGTAGATTGGGCGAAAGCAAATTCTCTGCGCCTCATTTCTATCTAACAATGGAAATTTGTATGGATAAGTTGATGGCTACTCGCAAGCAACTAAAGGAACTAACAGATACTAAAATTTCATTTAATGATTTTGTTGTTAAAGCAACAGCTAAAGCATTAAAAGATCACAAAAATATCAATGCTTCTTGGTTGGGAGATAAAATCCGTTATTACAACTATGTTAATATGGGAGTAGCGGTAGCAATTGATGAAGGTTTGGTGGTTCCTGTTGTTCGTAATGCAGATACAAAGGCATTGTCTCAAATTGCTACTGAAATTCGCGACTTAGCTGGCAAAGCAAAAGATCGTAAATTAACGCCAGAACAAATGTCTGGAAATACATTTACTATTTCTAACTTGGGAATGTTTGGTATTGACGAGTTTACGGCAATTATCAACTCACCAGATGCTTGTATTTTGGCTGTAGGTGCTATCAATCCTAAATTGGTGATGGTAGATGGCGAAGTCAAAGAGTCGCACTTTATGAAAGTAACATTGTCTTGTGATCATAGAGTAGTAGATGGTGCTTCTGGAGCTAAATTCTTGCAAACACTAAAAGCGATCTTAGAAGAACCAATGCGTTTGATTATCTAA
- a CDS encoding D-sedoheptulose 7-phosphate isomerase: MKEQQQSIKNILEASIAVKQQLLQQDLILKKIQEAIELMVDCFQSDGKVLFCGNGGSAADAQHLAAEFSGRFYYDRAPLFAEALHVNGSYLTAVANDYSFDDIYARIVQAKGKKGDILVAISTSGNSPNVIKALEQARKIGLITIGLTGEKGGSMQTLCDLVFNVPSSDTPRIQECHILIGHTICQLVEERIFRDK, from the coding sequence ATGAAAGAGCAACAACAATCCATAAAAAATATCCTAGAAGCTTCTATTGCTGTTAAACAACAACTGCTGCAACAAGATTTGATTTTAAAGAAAATTCAAGAAGCAATCGAATTAATGGTTGATTGCTTTCAGTCTGATGGCAAGGTTCTTTTTTGTGGCAATGGTGGAAGTGCTGCGGATGCACAACATTTAGCAGCCGAGTTTTCTGGTCGATTTTATTACGATAGAGCACCATTATTTGCCGAAGCCTTGCATGTCAATGGCTCTTACTTAACAGCTGTTGCTAATGATTACTCCTTTGATGACATCTATGCAAGAATCGTTCAAGCAAAGGGTAAAAAAGGAGATATTTTAGTGGCGATTTCTACCTCTGGCAATTCTCCCAATGTGATCAAAGCATTAGAACAGGCTCGAAAAATAGGCTTGATAACCATTGGTTTAACAGGAGAAAAAGGAGGCTCAATGCAAACCCTATGTGACCTAGTTTTTAATGTTCCCTCTTCAGATACTCCGAGAATACAAGAGTGTCATATCCTAATCGGGCACACCATTTGCCAACTAGTAGAAGAACGTATTTTTAGAGATAAGTAG
- the purN gene encoding phosphoribosylglycinamide formyltransferase: MKKKIAIFISGRGSNMRAIVEQCQQGILKDLAEVVLVFANKQSAAGLEYAKELGLETQWIESKGLKRTTFDEKVLTLLSNYDLDYIVLAGYMRVLSSKFVQAYPKQIINIHPADTTQHQGLNGYGWAFENGLDATKVTVHYVDEGLDTGAIIAQHPVDLKGADTLQEVERRGLAVEHYFYSKTLQGIFE; the protein is encoded by the coding sequence ATGAAAAAGAAAATCGCGATATTTATATCGGGGCGAGGAAGTAATATGAGGGCTATTGTTGAGCAATGTCAACAAGGTATTTTAAAAGACTTGGCAGAAGTAGTGTTGGTTTTTGCCAACAAGCAAAGTGCTGCTGGTTTAGAATATGCCAAAGAATTAGGATTGGAGACACAATGGATAGAATCTAAGGGACTAAAACGAACTACTTTTGATGAAAAGGTATTAACTTTATTGTCTAATTACGATTTGGATTATATTGTGTTAGCAGGATATATGCGTGTCTTGTCCAGCAAATTTGTTCAAGCTTATCCAAAGCAGATTATTAATATTCATCCTGCGGATACGACCCAACACCAAGGTTTAAATGGCTATGGTTGGGCGTTTGAAAATGGTTTGGACGCAACAAAAGTAACCGTCCATTATGTAGATGAAGGATTAGATACGGGAGCTATTATAGCGCAGCATCCTGTTGATCTTAAAGGGGCAGATACTTTACAAGAAGTTGAGCGTCGAGGATTGGCAGTAGAGCATTATTTTTATAGTAAAACACTTCAAGGAATTTTTGAATAA